One genomic region from Grus americana isolate bGruAme1 chromosome 15, bGruAme1.mat, whole genome shotgun sequence encodes:
- the RHBDF1 gene encoding inactive rhomboid protein 1 isoform X3 — MSEVRHDSTSSLQRKKPPWLKLDIPVPMPVSVPEEPQPVQPTRRQAFLRSVSMPADNTRVPSLPNEVRRPVLQRQTSITQTIKRGTADWFGVSKDSDATQKWQRKSLRHCSLRYGKLKPQVIREMDLPSQDNISLTSTETPPPLYVGPCQLGMQKIIDPLARGRAFRMADDNDGCSIPHTPITPGATSLCSFTSSRSGFNRLPRRRKRESVAKMSFRAAAALVKGRSVKDSTLRRAQRRSFTPASFLEEDTVDFPDELDTSFFAREGVLHEELSTYPDEVFESPSEAAIKDAEVKPPDQTDLTGGALDKNELERSHLLLPLERGWRKQKDGALAQPKVRLRQEVVSVSPQKRGQRIAVPVRKLFAREKRPYGLGMVGKLTNRTYRKRIDSYVKRQIEDMDDHRPFFTYWVTFVHSLITILAVCIYGIAPVGFSQHETVDSVLRNRGVYENVKYVQQENFWIGPSSEALIHLGAKFSPCMRQDQQVHSFISAKREKEKHSACCVRNDKSGCVQTSEEECSSTLAVWVKWPHHPSTPMLAGSKRQFGSVCHQDPRVCEQPASMEPHEWPDDITKWPICTKNSAGNYTNHLHMDCVITGRPCCIGTKGRCEITSREYCEFMRGYFHEEATLCSQVHCMDDVCGLLPFLNPEVPDQFYRLWLSLFLHAGILHCLVSICFQMTILRDLEKLAGWHRISIIYLLSGITGNLASAIFLPYRAEVGPAGSQFGILACLFVELFQSWQILARPWRAFFKLLAVVLFLFAFGLLPWIDNFAHISGFISGFFLSFAFLPYISFGKFDLYRKRCQIIVFQLIFIALFSGLVILFYFYPIKCEWCEFLTCIPFTDKFCEKYDLDAQLH, encoded by the exons AGGCACAGCGGACTGGTTTGGGGTGAGCAAAGACAGCGACGCTACTCAGAAATGGCAGAGAAAGAGCCTCCGCCACTGCAGCCTGCGGTATGGGAAGCTGAAACCTCAGGTCATCCGGGAAATGGACCTGCCCAGTCAGGACAATATTTCTCTAACAAGCACAGAGACTCCTCCTCCGCTCTATGTTGGACCCTGCCAGCTGGGCATGCAAAAG ATCATAGACCCATTGGCCCGCGGCCGAGCTTTCCGTATGGCTGACGACAATGATGGCTGCAGCATCCCACACACGCCGATCACACCAGGCGCCACATCGCTCTGCTCCTTCACCAGCTCGCGCTCAGGGTTCAATCGCCTCCCACGACGTCGGAAACGGGAATCTGTTGCCAAAATGAGTTTCCGAGCAGCTGCGGCTTTGGTGAAG GGACGTTCCGTGAAGGACAGCACCCTGAGGAGAGCTCAGCGGCGCAGCTTCACCCCAGCAAGTTTCCTGGAAGAAGATACGGTGGATTTTCCAGATGAGCTTGACACTTCTTTCTTCGCTCGG GAAGGAGTCCTTCATGAGGAGCTCTCTACTTATCCAGATGAAGTGTTCGAGTCACCATCAGAAGCTGCTATCAAAGATGCTGAGGTGAAACCTCCAGATCAGACAGATCTCACAGGAGGCGCCTTGGACAAAAATGAGCTTGAAAGAAGCCACTTGCTACT CCCACTGGAGCGAGGCTGGAGGAAGCAAAAGGATGGGGCCCTGGCACAGCCCAAGGTCCGCTTGCGGCAGGAGGTGGTGAGTGTCAGCCCCCAGAAGCGTGGCCAGCGCATCGCCGTCCCGGTCAGGAAGCTCTTTGCCAGGGAGAAGAGGCCGTATGGCCTGGGCATGGTGGGGAAGCTGACAAACCGTACATACCGCAAGCGCATCGACAGCTATGTCAAGCGTCAGATTGAGGACATGGATGATCACAG GCCTTTCTTCACTTACTGGGTCACCTTTGTGCATTCACTCATCACTATCCTCGCTGTGTGCATCTACGGCATTGCCCCTGTGGGGTTCTCACAACACGAAACTGTTGATTCA GTCTTGCGGAACAGAGGAGTTTATGAAAATGTCAAATATGTTCAGCAGGAAAACTTCTGGATCGGCCCCAGCTCA GAGGCCCTGATCCACTTAGGGGCCAAATTCTCACCGTGCATGAGGCAGGACCAGCAAGTGCACAGCTTCATCAGCGCCAAGCGGGAGAAGGAGAAGCACTCAGCTTGCTGTGTGCGGAATGACAAGTCGGGCTGCGTGCAGACCTCGGAGGAGGAGTGCTCG tcCACACTGGCCGTGTGGGTGAAGTGGCCCCACCACCCCAGCACACCAATGCTGGCAGGAAGCAAGAGGCAATTTGGGTCTGTTTGTCATCAGGACCCCAG GGTGTGTGAGCAGCCAGCCTCAATGGAGCCGCATGAGTGGCCGGATGACATCACCAAATGGCCG ATCTGCACAAAAAACAGTGCTGGGAATTACACCAACCACCTTCACATGGACTGTGTGATTACAGGCCGGCCCTGCTGCATTGGGACCAAAGGAAG GTGTGAAATAACCTCCCGGGAGTATTGTGAATTTATGCGGGGCTATTTCCATGAGGAGGCAACACTCTGCTCTCAA GTGCACTGCATGGATGATGTCTGTGGACTCCTCCCTTTCCTAAATCCAGAAGTCCCTGACCAGTTCTATCGCCTCTGGCTCTCACTTTTCCTCCATGCTGG GATCCTGCACTGTCTGGTTTCAATCTGTTTCCAAATGACGATCCTGCGGGACCTAGAGAAGCTGGCAGGATGGCATCGCATCTCTATCATCTACCTGCTCAGTGGCATCACTGGGAACCTTGCCAGTGCAATATTTCTACCCTACAGAGCAGAG GTCGGCCCTGCAGGATCCCAGTTTGGGATTCTGGCCTGTCTCTTTGTGGAGCTCTTCCAGAGTTGGCAAATCCTGGCACGCCCATGGAGGGCTTTCTTCAAGCTGCTGGCTGTGGTGctctttctttttgcctttggcCTCCTGCCTTGGATTGATAATTTTGCTCACATTTCAGGATTTATCAGtggtttcttcctctcctttgccTTCCTGCCCTACATTAGCTTTGGGAAGTTTGATTTATATAGGAAGCGATGCCAAATTATAGTTTTCCAGCTCATCTTCATTGCACTCTTCTCAGGACTTGtgattctgttttatttctaccCCATCAAGTGCGAGTGGTGCGAGTTCCTTACTTGTATACCATTCACGGACAAATTCTGCGAGAAATACGACCTGGATGCACAGCTCCACTGA
- the POLR3K gene encoding DNA-directed RNA polymerase III subunit RPC10, translated as MLLFCPACGNVLVAEEGPRCHRFACTTCPYVRNVTRKVTSRKYPRLKEVDDVLGGAAAWENVDSTAEPCPKCEHPRAYFMQIQTRSADEPMTTFYKCCNAQCGHRWRD; from the exons ATGCTGCTCTTCTGCCCGGCCTGCGGCAACGTGCTGGTGGCCGAGGAGGGGCCGCGCTGCCACCGCTTCGCCTGCACCACCTGCCCCTACGTGCGCAACGTCACGCGGAAG GTGACGAGCAGGAAGTACCCGCGGCTGAAGGAGGTGGACGACGTGCTGGGCGGCGCCGCGGCCTGGGAGAACGTGGACTCCACCGCAG AGCCGTGCCCCAAGTGCGAGCACCCCCGCGCCTACTTCATGCAGATCCAGACGCGCTCGGCCGACGAGCCCATGACCACCTTCTACAAGTGCTGCAACGCGCAGTGCGGGCACCGGTGGCGGGACTGA
- the SNRNP25 gene encoding U11/U12 small nuclear ribonucleoprotein 25 kDa protein isoform X2 has product MAEAEEELAHAEVLELFQAALARLVQDPLLCDLPPQVTAEEIGSQVALEYGQAMTVRVCKADGETMPVVVVQNASVLELKKALRRHVQLRQARQGGVQHLSWYGIRNRDEVSFIKKLRK; this is encoded by the exons ATGGCGGAGGCTGAGGAGGAGCTGGCGCACGCCGAGGTGCTGGAGCTGTTCCAGGCGGCGCTGGCGCGGCTGGTGCAGGACCCGCTGCTCTGCGACCTCCCGCCGCag GTGACGGCAGAGGAGATCGGCTCGCAGGTGGCGCTGGAGTACGGGCAGGCCATGACGGTGCGCGTCTGCAAGGCGGACGGCGAGACCATGC CCGTGGTGGTGGTGCAGAACGCCTCGGTGCTGGAGCTGAAGAAGGCGCTCCGGCGGCACGTCCAGCTGCGGCAGGCACGGCAGGGCGGCGTCCAGCACCTCAGCTG GTATGGCATCAGAAACCGGGATGAGGTCAGCTTCATAAAGAAACTTCGAAAGTAA
- the SNRNP25 gene encoding U11/U12 small nuclear ribonucleoprotein 25 kDa protein isoform X1 yields MAEAEEELAHAEVLELFQAALARLVQDPLLCDLPPQVTAEEIGSQVALEYGQAMTVRVCKADGETMPVVVVQNASVLELKKALRRHVQLRQARQGGVQHLSWKYIWRTYHLTYAGEKLADDRKKLREYGIRNRDEVSFIKKLRK; encoded by the exons ATGGCGGAGGCTGAGGAGGAGCTGGCGCACGCCGAGGTGCTGGAGCTGTTCCAGGCGGCGCTGGCGCGGCTGGTGCAGGACCCGCTGCTCTGCGACCTCCCGCCGCag GTGACGGCAGAGGAGATCGGCTCGCAGGTGGCGCTGGAGTACGGGCAGGCCATGACGGTGCGCGTCTGCAAGGCGGACGGCGAGACCATGC CCGTGGTGGTGGTGCAGAACGCCTCGGTGCTGGAGCTGAAGAAGGCGCTCCGGCGGCACGTCCAGCTGCGGCAGGCACGGCAGGGCGGCGTCCAGCACCTCAGCTG GAAGTACATATGGAGGACATACCACTTAACCTACGCCGGGGAGAAACTGGCAGATGACagaaagaagctgagaga GTATGGCATCAGAAACCGGGATGAGGTCAGCTTCATAAAGAAACTTCGAAAGTAA